In one window of Spiroplasma corruscae DNA:
- the uvrA gene encoding excinuclease ABC subunit UvrA, with product MQNKIIVKGAREHNLKNVDLEIPKEKLVVFTGLSGSGKSSLAFNTIYAEGERRYIESLSSFSRQFLKSVEKPDVDDIEGLSPAISIDQKTTSHNPRSTVGTTTEIHDHLRILYANIGTPYCINGHGPIKSSSLKEIVESVKLDSVDDDQIYILAPIVRDKKGTHKDLFIKLKKEGFLRVQVNDEIISLESEINLEQNKRHNIDIVVDRVIYKSKDDDLQSRIYSAIEVGLNYSKGLIKTFYPAKNKTSKLFSTNYSCRECGFAIPNLEPNLFSFNKKIGACYTCYGLGVNLEADPELIMPDTSLSINQGAILYYKNLVGTQNIEWQKFKLLCYNYLVDLDAPLNSLSKNQIRNLLYGSDEPIESKIVTSSGNILKSYDYIEGVANLIERRFIETKSEDNRKYYGKYMMSRICKTCLGKRLNEIALSVKINNLSISDFTELTIEENLNFLLNIKLTESQQKIANLVLNQLISRISFLNEVGLEYLTLSRSATTLSGGESQRIRLAKQLGSKLSGVLYVLDEPSIGLHQRDNDKLILTLKKLRDLGNTLIVVEHDEDTMMEADWIVDIGPRAGIDGGEIVAQGTYDDICKNENSITGKYLSKKLSVPVPKKRRGGNGLKIEVIGATENNLKNIDITLPLGKFITVTGVSGSGKSTLVEEVIFKGLKKELHKELIRAGKYKKIKGYENIDKIIYVSQDPIGKTPRSNPATYTSVFDDIRDLYAEVPEAKIRGYKKGRFSFNVPGGRCDACQGDGIIRVDMQFLGFVEVVCETCEGRKYNEETLQVKYKGKNIWDVLNMTVKEANDFFENIPKIKEKLETILAVGLGYIKLGQNATTLSGGEAQRVKLSTFLLKKQTGKTLFLLDEPTTGLHIDDVKRLIEVLNILVDQGNTVLTIEHNLDFIKVSDYVIDLGPEGGYNGGEVLVTGTPEQIIKSDKSFTAKYLKGYLND from the coding sequence ATGCAAAATAAAATAATAGTAAAAGGTGCTAGAGAACATAATTTGAAAAATGTTGATTTAGAAATCCCTAAAGAAAAATTAGTTGTATTTACAGGGTTGTCAGGAAGTGGTAAATCATCATTGGCATTTAATACAATTTATGCAGAGGGTGAGAGAAGATATATTGAATCATTATCATCATTCTCAAGACAGTTCTTAAAATCGGTTGAAAAACCAGATGTTGATGATATTGAAGGATTAAGTCCTGCTATATCAATTGATCAAAAGACTACTAGTCATAACCCTCGTTCTACAGTTGGAACAACAACAGAAATACACGATCATTTAAGAATCTTATATGCTAATATTGGTACTCCATATTGTATTAATGGTCATGGTCCAATAAAGTCATCATCACTTAAAGAAATAGTTGAATCAGTTAAATTAGACAGTGTAGATGATGATCAAATTTATATTTTAGCACCAATCGTAAGAGACAAAAAAGGAACACATAAAGACTTATTTATAAAACTAAAAAAAGAAGGTTTTTTAAGAGTACAAGTCAACGATGAAATAATATCGCTTGAGAGTGAAATAAATTTAGAACAAAACAAAAGGCATAACATTGATATTGTTGTTGATAGGGTAATATATAAATCAAAAGATGATGATTTACAATCCAGAATCTATTCTGCAATAGAAGTTGGTTTAAACTATTCTAAAGGTTTAATTAAAACATTTTACCCCGCAAAGAATAAAACATCAAAATTATTCTCAACCAATTATTCTTGTAGAGAATGTGGATTTGCTATACCTAACTTAGAACCAAACCTATTTTCATTTAACAAAAAAATCGGAGCTTGTTATACTTGCTATGGGCTTGGTGTTAATTTAGAAGCAGACCCAGAATTAATCATGCCAGATACCTCTCTTTCAATTAACCAAGGCGCTATTTTATATTATAAAAACTTAGTTGGCACTCAAAACATCGAGTGACAAAAGTTTAAGCTACTTTGTTATAACTACTTAGTTGATTTGGATGCACCTTTAAACTCATTATCTAAAAACCAGATAAGAAATTTATTGTATGGAAGTGATGAACCTATCGAAAGCAAAATTGTCACTTCATCTGGAAATATTTTAAAGTCATATGACTATATCGAAGGAGTAGCCAACCTGATTGAAAGAAGATTTATAGAAACAAAATCTGAAGACAATAGGAAATATTATGGAAAGTATATGATGTCAAGGATTTGTAAAACTTGCCTAGGTAAAAGATTAAACGAAATTGCCCTAAGTGTAAAAATTAATAATTTATCTATATCAGATTTTACTGAATTAACCATTGAAGAAAATTTAAATTTCTTACTTAATATTAAGTTAACAGAGAGTCAACAAAAAATTGCAAACTTGGTTTTGAACCAATTGATTTCAAGAATAAGTTTTCTAAATGAAGTAGGTTTAGAGTATTTAACTTTATCAAGATCTGCAACAACTTTATCCGGTGGAGAGTCGCAAAGAATAAGATTGGCTAAGCAATTAGGTTCAAAGTTGTCAGGAGTTTTATATGTACTAGATGAACCATCAATTGGTTTACACCAAAGGGATAATGATAAATTAATTCTAACACTAAAAAAACTTAGAGACCTTGGAAATACCTTAATTGTGGTTGAGCATGATGAAGACACAATGATGGAAGCTGATTGAATAGTTGATATCGGCCCAAGAGCTGGTATTGATGGTGGGGAAATAGTTGCTCAAGGTACCTATGATGATATTTGTAAAAACGAGAACTCTATAACTGGTAAGTACTTATCAAAAAAATTATCTGTACCAGTCCCCAAAAAAAGAAGAGGTGGTAATGGCTTAAAAATTGAGGTTATTGGAGCGACTGAAAATAACTTGAAAAATATAGATATAACTCTACCGCTTGGTAAATTTATAACAGTTACAGGTGTTAGTGGTAGTGGTAAATCAACTTTAGTTGAGGAAGTCATTTTTAAAGGTTTAAAAAAAGAGTTACATAAAGAGTTAATTAGAGCTGGTAAGTACAAAAAAATTAAAGGGTATGAAAATATTGATAAAATAATATATGTATCACAGGACCCTATTGGAAAAACCCCAAGATCTAATCCTGCTACCTACACTTCTGTATTTGATGATATTAGAGATTTATATGCAGAAGTTCCAGAAGCTAAAATTAGAGGTTATAAAAAAGGGCGATTTAGTTTTAATGTTCCTGGTGGAAGATGTGACGCATGCCAAGGTGATGGAATCATTAGAGTTGACATGCAATTTCTCGGATTTGTTGAAGTAGTATGCGAAACTTGCGAAGGTCGTAAGTATAATGAAGAAACTTTACAAGTTAAATATAAAGGAAAAAACATTTGAGATGTATTAAATATGACTGTTAAAGAAGCGAATGATTTTTTTGAAAATATTCCAAAAATAAAAGAAAAACTTGAAACGATCTTAGCGGTTGGACTTGGTTATATTAAACTTGGACAAAATGCAACAACTTTATCAGGGGGAGAAGCTCAAAGAGTTAAATTATCTACATTCTTATTAAAAAAACAAACTGGTAAAACACTTTTCCTTCTTGATGAACCTACTACTGGACTTCACATAGATGATGTCAAAAGATTAATTGAAGTATTAAATATTTTAGTAGACCAAGGAAATACAGTTTTAACAATAGAGCATAACTTAGACTTTATAAAAGTTTCTGATTATGTCATTGATTTAGGACCTGAAGGCGGTTATAATGGCGGAGAAGTTTTGGTTACAGGAACACCAGAACAAATTATTAAGAGCGATAAAAGTTTTACAGCAAAATATTTAAAAGGATATTTAAATGATTAG
- a CDS encoding bifunctional folylpolyglutamate synthase/dihydrofolate synthase — protein MIRVDESFIETKILFRKKYNLKKLLEDVGNPQNNIKVINVVGTNGKGSTSKFIYDGLRTKYQNVGLFISPAFIYQNERVQANGQYIDDESLKKIYEDNKKTFLEYELTFFEIWTFIAIVYFNAKGVEYAVIEAGIGGKLDCTNLFNNQVAVCLTSISFDHTELLGNTIEEIIDHKINITKLNNPVFISNDNIKYKKIINKYTSLNIVYTKKAKSNISYQKANVGLAKKVLDYLGIKVSTFIPPIGRFTILREKPLLLIDGCHNIDGLMKFTKDAKKYKNFKLVYASSKDKDYLTSLNFLRKKFKNIYITEFNHQKSWIVPNELKGKYTFIDNWQSFLDKNIYNNIVVCGSLYFIPQVLEWYRSNK, from the coding sequence ATGATTAGAGTTGATGAAAGTTTTATAGAGACAAAAATTTTATTTAGAAAAAAGTATAACTTAAAAAAGCTACTTGAAGATGTCGGTAATCCACAAAATAATATAAAAGTAATAAATGTGGTTGGTACAAACGGAAAAGGTTCAACATCAAAATTTATTTATGATGGCTTAAGAACTAAGTATCAAAATGTTGGATTATTTATATCACCTGCTTTTATATACCAAAATGAAAGAGTACAAGCAAACGGACAATATATTGACGATGAATCTCTTAAAAAAATTTATGAAGATAATAAAAAAACTTTTCTAGAATATGAACTAACATTCTTTGAAATCTGGACTTTTATAGCAATAGTTTATTTTAATGCTAAAGGGGTAGAATATGCCGTAATTGAAGCTGGTATTGGTGGTAAATTAGATTGTACAAATCTATTTAACAACCAAGTCGCTGTATGTTTAACTTCAATAAGTTTTGACCATACAGAGTTGCTTGGTAATACTATAGAAGAAATTATTGATCACAAAATAAATATCACTAAGTTAAATAACCCTGTTTTTATTAGCAATGATAATATTAAATATAAAAAGATAATAAATAAGTATACAAGTTTAAACATTGTATATACAAAAAAAGCTAAATCGAATATAAGTTATCAAAAGGCAAATGTAGGACTGGCAAAAAAGGTATTAGATTACCTTGGAATAAAAGTAAGTACATTTATTCCACCAATCGGAAGATTTACAATATTAAGAGAAAAACCTTTATTATTAATTGATGGGTGTCATAACATTGATGGACTAATGAAGTTTACTAAAGATGCAAAGAAGTATAAAAACTTTAAACTAGTTTATGCTTCTAGTAAAGATAAAGATTATTTAACTTCTTTAAACTTTTTAAGGAAAAAATTTAAAAATATCTATATAACTGAATTTAATCATCAAAAATCGTGAATAGTTCCAAATGAACTTAAGGGAAAGTATACCTTCATTGATAATTGACAATCATTTTTAGATAAAAACATATACAATAATATTGTAGTTTGTGGAAGTCTTTATTTCATACCACAAGTTTTGGAATGATATAGGAGCAATAAATAA
- a CDS encoding folate family ECF transporter S component, whose translation MGYWYIWTNVIGALGLIIVFFISLWIEGFTFKKISVKHIAVLSMLCSLSAVMTGLSYRLSDLIFGGFNIRLAFGDWIIFLVGMLFGPLCGVIAGICTDTLMTILIPNSYGYHCGYMLCKSLLGLAGSLVFIFKNRNYIFAKVIAIYSFVYIFQSLVLNQIWMMSWKGNAAWLDLVAKIIKLPIALSIYIFFVYTSFHALKPLLNKWTTSDVWCYRGSLKRKTQNPISEKV comes from the coding sequence ATGGGTTATTGATACATCTGAACTAATGTTATTGGAGCTTTAGGTTTAATTATAGTATTTTTCATTTCATTATGAATTGAAGGTTTTACATTTAAAAAAATAAGTGTAAAACACATAGCTGTTTTATCAATGCTATGTTCTTTAAGCGCTGTGATGACTGGTTTATCATATAGATTATCAGATTTAATATTTGGTGGGTTTAATATTAGACTAGCTTTTGGTGATTGAATTATTTTCCTAGTAGGAATGTTATTTGGTCCACTTTGTGGTGTAATTGCAGGTATTTGTACCGACACTTTAATGACTATATTAATACCAAATAGTTATGGTTACCATTGCGGGTATATGCTTTGCAAATCCTTACTAGGGCTTGCCGGTTCTTTAGTTTTTATTTTTAAAAATAGAAATTATATATTTGCAAAAGTTATAGCAATATATTCTTTCGTGTATATATTTCAGAGTTTAGTACTAAATCAAATATGAATGATGTCTTGAAAAGGCAATGCCGCTTGACTAGATTTAGTTGCAAAAATTATAAAACTGCCAATAGCACTTTCTATATATATTTTCTTTGTATATACTTCGTTCCATGCACTAAAACCACTTCTAAATAAATGAACAACGAGTGATGTGTGGTGTTATAGAGGGTCTTTAAAAAGAAAGACGCAAAATCCAATAAGTGAAAAGGTATAA
- the hprK gene encoding HPr(Ser) kinase/phosphatase produces MRKLKVKDIINNFNLEILSNNDLMKERVIEVYGVNRAGLELAGYFEEGQKAHRVIMMSTKEYQYIMNFKPEDRIDRYKNLFRQNVPLIIVTKKFEDDLLIQTAVKENVLIVRSESDSTSNFTQNLLEFMDDYFAPSIEVHGSLVNVFGKGVLLIGESGIGKSEITLDLIKANHLFVGDDRIVVVRKFNELYGKSHEILKNLVEVRGIGIVDVSKTNGYQVIMNDTKIDLVIELSQFKNNGSDEYDRIGSDFQMYPLLEAEVPYIKVPVATGRNIPNIIEVAVAKLKLKQNSQYQDEIDIITERAMKYSD; encoded by the coding sequence ATGAGAAAATTAAAAGTAAAAGATATAATAAATAACTTTAATTTAGAAATACTTTCTAACAATGATCTAATGAAAGAAAGAGTGATAGAAGTATATGGTGTTAACAGGGCTGGTTTAGAATTAGCAGGTTATTTTGAAGAAGGGCAAAAGGCTCATAGGGTTATAATGATGTCTACAAAGGAATATCAGTATATCATGAACTTTAAGCCAGAAGATAGAATAGATAGATATAAAAACCTGTTTAGACAAAATGTCCCTTTAATTATAGTTACTAAAAAATTTGAAGATGACTTATTAATACAAACAGCAGTAAAAGAAAATGTTTTAATTGTAAGATCTGAAAGTGACTCAACAAGTAATTTTACTCAAAACTTGTTAGAGTTTATGGATGATTATTTTGCACCAAGCATTGAAGTTCATGGTTCATTAGTAAATGTTTTTGGTAAAGGCGTTTTATTAATTGGTGAGTCTGGTATCGGTAAATCAGAAATTACCTTAGACTTAATTAAGGCAAATCATTTATTTGTTGGAGACGACAGAATTGTTGTTGTGAGAAAGTTTAATGAATTATATGGTAAGAGTCATGAAATTCTAAAAAATTTGGTAGAAGTTAGAGGTATTGGTATAGTTGATGTATCTAAGACAAATGGTTATCAAGTAATAATGAATGATACAAAAATAGACTTAGTTATTGAATTATCACAATTTAAAAACAATGGTTCAGATGAGTATGACAGAATTGGTAGCGATTTTCAAATGTATCCTTTACTTGAAGCTGAAGTACCTTATATTAAAGTACCAGTAGCAACTGGTAGAAATATTCCAAATATTATCGAGGTCGCTGTTGCAAAATTAAAACTTAAACAAAACTCACAATATCAAGATGAAATCGATATAATTACAGAAAGAGCGATGAAGTACAGTGATTAA
- a CDS encoding prolipoprotein diacylglyceryl transferase: MINIFASFQWKNGEEIPSDIFPKGDGRYSDSLSFLYSIFVLSGVILVVVASIISLRLRKIPLKDFVNGIYISIPVAVIGASFFGKLGSTDEDWKIYRLFFFWEPGLSFFGGMLFGSTAAFIWFWHKKRVTKISIWTYADCIVPNILLGQSVGRWGNLFNHEIMGKKILDYNMGKITWLPDFIWHRLFYFRNPQTGEELNYLQFREPLFLYESFATLIFWIILVFIIPNIWKLVNKKPYKIDPYAFPCKKNKEVRWISIDKLREYQTQSPILYLKNSKGELSLKSNWMWRKAFTLYEADYISSQKLQKVILDKKENQLKALNTYKKLKSNFKNKIKIMKEKKEYTKDKYTKELSILKSNQDFIYSKKNKSSFKEFIKRDSKELYKINNPNNYFIFHAGTYSSIYVIFISVLRIILDSFRDPYELSVKMIPVLNYLSLIGILVLGIVMFISAQFIAPKKWRESGWLYEKSY; encoded by the coding sequence GTGATTAATATTTTTGCAAGTTTTCAATGAAAGAATGGAGAAGAAATACCTAGCGATATATTTCCAAAAGGAGATGGTAGATATTCTGACAGTCTTTCTTTTCTTTACTCCATTTTTGTTCTCTCTGGAGTTATTTTAGTTGTTGTGGCTTCTATAATAAGTTTAAGATTAAGAAAAATACCGCTAAAAGATTTTGTAAATGGGATTTACATCTCTATTCCAGTAGCGGTTATTGGTGCAAGTTTCTTTGGAAAACTTGGTAGTACAGATGAAGATTGAAAAATATATAGACTTTTTTTCTTTTGAGAACCTGGTCTTAGTTTTTTTGGAGGTATGTTATTTGGGTCAACAGCTGCATTCATCTGATTTTGACATAAAAAGAGAGTGACTAAAATATCAATTTGAACATACGCAGATTGCATAGTCCCAAATATTTTATTAGGACAATCAGTTGGGAGATGAGGAAATCTTTTCAATCATGAGATAATGGGGAAGAAAATACTTGATTATAACATGGGTAAAATTACTTGATTGCCTGATTTTATTTGACACAGATTATTTTACTTTAGAAATCCACAAACTGGTGAAGAGTTAAACTATCTTCAATTTAGAGAACCGTTATTTTTATATGAGTCTTTTGCAACTCTAATATTCTGAATTATATTAGTTTTTATAATTCCAAACATCTGAAAACTTGTAAATAAAAAACCATATAAAATTGATCCTTATGCATTCCCTTGTAAAAAAAATAAAGAAGTAAGATGAATTAGTATTGATAAATTAAGAGAGTACCAAACTCAATCTCCGATACTTTATTTAAAAAATTCAAAAGGAGAGTTAAGTTTAAAAAGTAATTGGATGTGACGTAAAGCTTTTACATTATATGAGGCAGATTATATTAGTTCACAAAAACTACAAAAAGTTATTTTAGATAAAAAAGAAAACCAGTTAAAAGCACTTAATACTTACAAAAAACTTAAATCGAATTTTAAAAATAAAATCAAAATTATGAAAGAAAAAAAAGAGTATACAAAAGATAAATATACAAAAGAGTTAAGTATTTTGAAAAGTAATCAAGATTTTATTTATAGTAAAAAAAATAAATCAAGTTTTAAAGAGTTTATAAAAAGAGATTCAAAAGAGTTATATAAAATAAATAATCCAAATAACTATTTTATATTTCATGCTGGAACATACAGTTCAATTTATGTAATATTTATCTCAGTACTTAGAATTATATTAGACTCGTTTAGAGATCCATATGAATTATCTGTAAAAATGATACCAGTATTAAATTATTTATCACTTATAGGAATATTAGTTCTTGGAATTGTAATGTTCATTAGTGCACAATTTATCGCACCAAAAAAATGAAGGGAAAGTGGATGACTTTATGAAAAATCTTATTAA
- the trxB gene encoding thioredoxin-disulfide reductase, translating into MKNLINIDYDLVIVGEGPAGLSAAIYSCRAGLKTLILENSVPGGKVMKTDEVENYPGFKTIKGPELGYHFYEQAINLGAIEAGCGILNFFKEENYFTITLSNKKVIKSYSLIIATGTKENLLGIPGEKEYYGKGVSYCATCDGAFYKENQEVIVVGGGYSAIEEAIFLTRFVGRVYIVHRRQEFRVDRKSLEKAKSNSKIKFILDSAVTEIKGDSFVNAVLVKNLLTNEVKEMKVAAIFPFIGHNPNTTFVDNKEILDNDGYIITNDKMETIIPGLFAAGDVRVTPFRQIATAVSDGAIAGQFAVKYIENLN; encoded by the coding sequence ATGAAAAATCTTATTAACATTGATTATGACTTAGTTATAGTCGGAGAGGGTCCGGCAGGACTTTCTGCGGCTATTTATTCTTGTAGAGCGGGTTTAAAAACATTAATTTTAGAAAACTCAGTACCAGGTGGTAAAGTAATGAAGACTGATGAAGTTGAAAATTATCCTGGTTTTAAAACTATAAAAGGTCCAGAACTAGGCTATCATTTTTATGAACAAGCAATAAATCTCGGTGCTATAGAAGCCGGTTGTGGAATATTGAATTTCTTCAAAGAAGAAAATTATTTTACGATTACATTATCAAATAAGAAAGTTATAAAATCATACTCACTAATAATTGCTACTGGAACAAAAGAAAATTTACTTGGTATACCTGGAGAAAAAGAGTATTATGGTAAAGGTGTTTCTTACTGTGCGACTTGTGATGGTGCTTTTTATAAGGAAAATCAAGAAGTTATAGTTGTCGGTGGCGGTTACTCTGCAATCGAAGAAGCAATATTTTTAACTCGGTTTGTTGGTAGAGTATATATTGTTCATAGAAGACAAGAATTTAGAGTAGATCGAAAGTCTTTAGAAAAAGCAAAAAGTAATAGTAAAATAAAGTTTATTTTAGATAGTGCTGTAACAGAAATTAAGGGAGATTCATTTGTAAACGCTGTTCTAGTCAAAAATTTATTAACAAACGAAGTTAAGGAAATGAAAGTTGCTGCAATTTTTCCATTTATTGGTCATAACCCAAATACCACATTTGTTGATAATAAAGAAATACTAGATAATGATGGTTACATAATTACAAATGATAAAATGGAAACAATTATTCCAGGACTATTTGCAGCTGGTGATGTAAGAGTTACACCTTTTAGACAAATAGCAACAGCAGTTTCGGATGGTGCGATAGCAGGTCAGTTTGCTGTCAAATATATTGAAAATCTAAACTAA
- a CDS encoding prolipoprotein diacylglyceryl transferase encodes MLTNWIQGNDWHEANVGSRVYPDYGIVHIYALTMTLGVILSILGCAVQFYRKKLNFRELWIAAIIVVPVGLFGASFFGKLNAENGNNAGGAGFFGLFAFWKPGMSIHGAILGTVIVGLIMFNFVSKKSKVSIWVYADAIAPNVLLGQVIGRWGNFFNHEIFGKPVGLYEDSSVMSWLPKVIRDNMAFTYSGSDTNGLINGQVYVMHPIFLYESLALLLSWILITLIIPFIGRWIGKKPWKVNPDKYQFDLKYSFRNFFTRKVEPDKKTYWEVWDEATISNFDEKQKDRYIEDVTKINNKNSIIRRFKKGKLLLDTNNPNKYMLTRCGVEFGGYFLAWNLIRFILELDRPDDHLFIMYQKTLSLTLIGLTAFSGLVIMFLAQFLLPYVFRKPGYIYEQKYFIINSVNGKKLEVKEKPIIKNQLEDLKFQKVKEKLAKQLEKKNKK; translated from the coding sequence ATGTTAACAAACTGAATCCAGGGAAATGATTGACATGAAGCTAATGTTGGATCAAGAGTTTATCCTGATTATGGAATTGTCCATATTTATGCTCTAACAATGACGTTAGGCGTTATCTTATCAATTTTAGGTTGTGCAGTCCAATTTTATAGAAAAAAATTAAACTTTAGAGAATTGTGAATCGCTGCTATTATTGTAGTACCGGTAGGTTTGTTCGGAGCTAGTTTTTTTGGTAAATTAAATGCAGAAAACGGAAATAACGCAGGCGGAGCAGGTTTTTTTGGGCTTTTTGCTTTTTGAAAACCAGGGATGTCAATACACGGGGCCATATTAGGAACTGTAATAGTTGGTTTAATAATGTTTAATTTTGTATCAAAGAAAAGCAAGGTATCAATATGAGTTTACGCGGATGCAATTGCTCCCAATGTATTATTAGGACAAGTAATAGGGCGTTGAGGTAATTTCTTTAATCACGAAATATTTGGTAAGCCTGTAGGACTTTACGAAGATAGTTCTGTTATGTCTTGATTGCCAAAAGTAATAAGAGATAATATGGCTTTCACATACTCTGGAAGCGATACAAATGGTTTAATAAATGGACAAGTTTATGTAATGCACCCAATATTTCTGTATGAATCTCTTGCTTTGTTGCTTAGTTGGATATTAATTACGCTTATAATACCTTTTATTGGCAGATGAATTGGGAAAAAACCTTGAAAAGTAAATCCTGATAAATATCAATTTGATTTAAAATACTCATTTAGAAACTTCTTTACAAGAAAAGTTGAGCCTGATAAAAAGACATATTGAGAAGTTTGAGATGAAGCAACTATTAGTAATTTTGATGAAAAGCAAAAAGATAGATATATTGAGGATGTTACTAAAATAAATAATAAAAACTCAATTATTAGAAGGTTTAAAAAAGGAAAGTTATTATTAGATACTAACAACCCAAATAAATACATGCTAACAAGGTGTGGTGTTGAATTTGGGGGGTATTTCCTAGCTTGAAATTTAATTAGATTTATTCTTGAGTTAGATAGACCAGATGATCATTTATTTATTATGTACCAAAAAACTTTATCATTAACACTAATTGGATTGACAGCGTTTTCTGGATTGGTTATAATGTTCTTGGCTCAGTTTTTACTACCATATGTGTTCAGAAAACCAGGATATATTTATGAACAAAAATACTTTATCATAAATAGTGTTAATGGTAAAAAGTTAGAAGTTAAGGAAAAACCTATAATAAAAAATCAATTAGAAGATTTAAAATTTCAAAAAGTTAAAGAAAAGCTTGCTAAGCAATTAGAAAAAAAGAATAAAAAATAA
- the whiA gene encoding DNA-binding protein WhiA, with translation MSFALKVKEEILNHNFTEKQMRMILLGFLKFNGELIYNDNEVLFQLSSSSNKIIRGVFNLLKNFYQEDFQTTVIDLPVNVSNKKLYRILISKNVKNFLESFEVYNFNDNKKVVKVKEFEINNTFEKHQDLVRAYVSGLFIAIGSVNSPETSNYHLELQFKSEEESSYFVGLMNQYNFDFKIVQRRNNSVAYIKKSMLVSDFLKFIDASESVMAFENTRIDRDLKNNVNRYLNIEIHNQKNTIIAGSRQVKEIEFIKKQGLFGKLPIKAQKLAQARLKNPDASFSDLVQILEENNLKISKSGVSNLFKIISNIFNQIKKG, from the coding sequence ATGTCTTTTGCTTTAAAAGTAAAAGAAGAAATTTTAAATCATAATTTTACTGAGAAACAAATGCGTATGATTTTGTTAGGGTTTTTAAAATTTAATGGAGAATTGATATATAATGATAATGAAGTCTTATTTCAGTTATCGAGTAGTAGCAATAAAATAATAAGGGGAGTGTTTAACCTTTTAAAAAACTTTTATCAAGAAGACTTCCAAACCACTGTTATTGATTTACCAGTAAATGTATCAAATAAAAAACTTTATCGTATATTAATATCCAAAAATGTGAAAAACTTTTTAGAAAGTTTTGAAGTCTATAATTTTAATGATAATAAAAAAGTTGTTAAAGTTAAAGAGTTTGAAATTAATAATACATTTGAAAAGCATCAAGATTTAGTTAGAGCATATGTGTCCGGGTTGTTCATTGCAATAGGTAGTGTCAACTCTCCAGAAACTTCTAACTACCATTTAGAATTACAATTTAAATCAGAAGAAGAATCTTCTTATTTTGTAGGTTTAATGAATCAGTATAACTTTGATTTTAAAATAGTTCAAAGAAGAAACAACTCGGTAGCTTACATAAAAAAATCAATGTTGGTATCAGATTTTTTAAAATTCATTGATGCATCTGAGTCAGTTATGGCTTTCGAAAATACAAGAATTGATAGAGATTTAAAAAACAATGTAAATAGATATTTAAATATCGAAATTCATAATCAAAAAAACACAATTATAGCCGGTAGTAGGCAAGTTAAAGAAATAGAGTTTATAAAAAAACAAGGGCTATTTGGTAAGTTGCCAATAAAAGCTCAAAAATTAGCACAAGCACGTCTTAAAAATCCAGATGCTTCTTTTTCTGATTTAGTTCAGATTTTAGAAGAAAACAATCTAAAAATATCTAAGTCTGGAGTAAGCAATTTGTTTAAAATTATAAGCAATATATTCAATCAAATAAAGAAAGGTTAA
- a CDS encoding helix-turn-helix domain-containing protein has product MEKNTILEIFSQNMKRLRQNARITQEELSFRSGLHKNYISDAERGKRNISLKAIEKLARGLDIDLTEFFLQSN; this is encoded by the coding sequence ATGGAAAAAAATACTATTTTAGAAATTTTCAGCCAAAATATGAAACGTTTGAGACAGAATGCAAGAATTACTCAAGAAGAATTAAGTTTCAGATCAGGATTACATAAAAATTATATTTCTGATGCCGAAAGAGGTAAAAGAAACATTTCATTAAAAGCAATCGAGAAATTAGCAAGAGGTTTAGACATAGATTTAACAGAATTCTTTTTACAAAGTAATTAA